Proteins from a single region of Paraburkholderia aromaticivorans:
- a CDS encoding DUF1294 domain-containing protein — protein sequence MSFVVFNPERRGMQTQAKPKPFRELTGLAFASGLILLSPLFPGAFRILFLCINVIAFVMFVEDKRRAVEREKRIKEAWLHLITLGGGFVGAQLGRATARHKTLKPAFDGVFCVAWLLWLVACVLYWLYVRR from the coding sequence ATGAGCTTCGTCGTGTTCAATCCCGAAAGGAGGGGTATGCAGACACAAGCAAAGCCGAAACCGTTTCGGGAACTGACCGGACTTGCCTTCGCGTCAGGATTGATCTTGTTGTCGCCGTTGTTTCCGGGTGCGTTCCGCATCCTGTTCCTCTGCATCAACGTGATCGCCTTCGTAATGTTCGTCGAAGACAAACGCCGGGCAGTGGAGCGGGAGAAGCGCATCAAGGAAGCATGGCTGCATCTGATCACCCTTGGAGGTGGTTTCGTGGGCGCCCAACTGGGCAGGGCTACGGCCAGGCACAAGACACTGAAGCCGGCGTTCGACGGCGTCTTCTGTGTCGCGTGGCTGCTGTGGCTCGTGGCGTGCGTTCTCTACTGGCTCTACGTCAGGAGATAA
- a CDS encoding phosphoadenosine phosphosulfate reductase family protein, whose translation MEIIEEPVHFITPRFLEGAPQGKPNQVCLSPEVEALLDRDPVVAVGVSGGKDSDACAIAVAKHLDAIGHKGPRLLVHSDLGRIEWKDSLPSCERLAHRLGWELLVVRRQAGDMLDRWEVRWENCVSRYEDLSCVKLILPWSTPSMRFCTSELKTKILSSALKKRFPVGDILNVTGIRRQESKNRSKMPLWAPNSDLTRKSGVGMTWNAIIDWPVQDVVYAIQDAGLELHEAYTRYDVSRVSCCFCIMSSEADLIASATCKDNHEPYIRMVELEAKSSFAFQGNRWLADVAPHILSSSLRSEVQRAKAIAAQRQAIEAEIPKHLLYESGWPTCLPTRDEAELLARVRRQVSTLLGFNAQCIDAVSVQDRYASLLALKEAKGKGGVVEQVASRQAELCFG comes from the coding sequence ATGGAAATTATCGAAGAACCGGTTCACTTCATCACACCCCGGTTTCTGGAGGGTGCCCCACAAGGAAAGCCCAATCAGGTCTGTTTGTCCCCGGAAGTCGAAGCGTTGCTCGACCGCGATCCGGTAGTAGCGGTCGGGGTATCGGGCGGCAAGGACTCGGATGCCTGTGCCATCGCGGTGGCAAAGCACCTGGATGCGATCGGCCACAAGGGACCGCGTCTACTGGTGCATTCCGACCTCGGCCGTATCGAATGGAAAGACAGCCTGCCGAGTTGCGAGCGTCTGGCCCATCGATTGGGTTGGGAGTTGCTTGTGGTTCGACGTCAGGCTGGCGATATGCTCGACCGCTGGGAAGTGCGATGGGAGAACTGCGTCTCGCGGTACGAAGACCTGTCCTGCGTGAAACTGATTCTTCCGTGGAGCACGCCGTCCATGCGCTTTTGCACGTCTGAGCTGAAGACAAAAATCCTCTCCAGTGCGTTGAAAAAGCGGTTCCCGGTAGGGGACATTCTCAACGTGACGGGTATTCGTCGTCAGGAGAGCAAGAACCGCAGCAAGATGCCGCTCTGGGCTCCGAATTCTGACCTTACCCGCAAGAGTGGGGTTGGGATGACCTGGAATGCGATCATCGACTGGCCTGTTCAGGACGTGGTGTATGCGATCCAGGACGCCGGACTTGAGCTGCATGAGGCCTACACCAGGTACGATGTCTCTCGTGTAAGTTGCTGCTTTTGCATCATGTCGTCGGAGGCCGATCTCATAGCCTCGGCGACGTGTAAAGACAACCACGAACCGTACATCCGCATGGTCGAACTTGAGGCGAAGTCGTCCTTCGCCTTTCAGGGAAACCGCTGGTTGGCAGACGTGGCGCCGCACATCCTGTCGTCATCGCTGCGTAGTGAGGTCCAAAGAGCGAAAGCCATCGCTGCGCAGCGCCAGGCCATCGAAGCCGAGATCCCGAAGCATCTGCTTTACGAGTCTGGGTGGCCGACCTGTTTGCCCACACGCGATGAAGCCGAGCTTCTGGCTCGTGTTCGCCGGCAGGTGTCAACGCTGCTCGGTTTTAACGCGCAATGCATTGACGCAGTTAGCGTGCAAGACCGATATGCGAGTTTGCTTGCTTTGAAAGAGGCCAAGGGCAAGGGGGGAGTGGTGGAACAAGTTGCTTCCCGACAAGCGGAACTTTGTTTTGGGTGA
- a CDS encoding phage protein NinX family protein yields MSQSTVVSRRGVVPFNVTFEATGFTDADLCNRVFADEEARGFSEVATTEGQFPTGILSVVRGWISEDDAQKPTDRKVFVCVTLRVCAASVDNASRTAPPAVLLTRIVDAMASSETGECLVSLEGNWTVTEVVPFGELADGQAGEDPAETVRQGRPDGELPEKRILAVFLPQAWVNDYATYIDGQQAVDVTQVVLEMDLQKIHALRDYSDSTDALMDTVALGHNGPFTVRAKDSICDFFEVKDLSDITESMLLAARKATLKLPGFQTETVSVKVQELSGSRLDWAVAKALGCGLVSAHDHFRRIAAGAWSEEKIVEHLGTMSNEQMIIDPMTHNAVPIPAFSTCWQSAGPIIDRENMWLSSARYMAPSVTPDADRAWLAKSLALAPIAPMYGPTPLVAAMRCYVASKCDEVVEIPACLSGRK; encoded by the coding sequence ATGTCTCAATCCACCGTGGTTTCCCGACGGGGCGTGGTCCCGTTCAATGTCACGTTCGAGGCGACGGGCTTTACCGACGCTGATCTGTGCAATCGCGTGTTCGCTGACGAAGAAGCGCGAGGTTTCAGCGAAGTTGCGACGACCGAGGGACAGTTCCCGACCGGAATCCTTTCGGTCGTGCGGGGATGGATTTCGGAAGACGATGCGCAGAAGCCGACCGATCGCAAGGTGTTCGTCTGCGTCACGTTGCGGGTTTGCGCCGCGAGCGTCGACAACGCGTCTCGCACGGCTCCGCCGGCGGTACTGCTGACGCGAATCGTGGACGCGATGGCGTCCTCCGAAACCGGTGAATGCCTGGTGAGCCTCGAAGGCAACTGGACGGTCACCGAAGTCGTCCCGTTCGGTGAGCTGGCAGATGGTCAAGCTGGGGAGGATCCGGCCGAGACCGTCCGTCAAGGTCGTCCGGATGGGGAATTGCCGGAAAAGCGGATTCTCGCGGTCTTTCTTCCGCAAGCCTGGGTGAACGACTACGCGACGTACATCGACGGCCAGCAAGCCGTGGATGTGACGCAAGTCGTGCTGGAGATGGATCTGCAGAAGATCCACGCTCTGCGCGACTACTCTGATTCAACAGATGCTCTGATGGACACTGTTGCACTCGGTCATAACGGTCCGTTCACGGTTCGTGCCAAGGACAGCATTTGCGATTTTTTCGAGGTGAAGGACCTGTCCGACATCACCGAATCTATGCTGCTAGCTGCACGCAAGGCAACGCTGAAACTGCCAGGGTTCCAGACTGAAACCGTCTCGGTCAAGGTTCAGGAACTGTCCGGAAGCCGGCTCGATTGGGCCGTGGCTAAAGCTCTCGGCTGTGGCCTTGTCAGCGCTCACGATCACTTCCGCCGCATTGCTGCGGGAGCGTGGAGCGAAGAGAAGATCGTCGAGCATTTGGGTACGATGTCCAACGAGCAGATGATCATTGACCCGATGACCCACAACGCTGTACCGATTCCGGCGTTTTCGACATGCTGGCAATCTGCTGGTCCGATCATCGACCGGGAGAATATGTGGCTGTCAAGTGCTCGCTACATGGCTCCTTCAGTAACGCCGGATGCAGACCGGGCATGGCTGGCGAAATCGCTCGCTCTTGCACCGATTGCGCCAATGTATGGTCCCACGCCACTCGTTGCCGCAATGCGCTGTTACGTCGCCAGCAAGTGTGATGAGGTTGTCGAGATCCCTGCCTGCTTGTCGGGCCGAAAGTGA
- a CDS encoding IS5 family transposase (programmed frameshift): protein MGKPIIDDELWTLIKPLLPPPKPRRKKNPGRLPVSDRAALTGILFVLKTGLRWRDLPAEMGCGSGVTCWRRLRDWQAAGVWDRLHVLLLAKLRAADQIDFSRAAVDSSSIRAVGAGPKTGPNPTDRARPGSKHHIVTDANGTPLAAILTGANVHDVTQLLPLIDAIPPIRGLRGHPLQRPRVVYADRGYDSERHRRALRNRGIEPVIARRRTEHGSGLGKHRWVVERTHAWLHHFRRLRIRFERRADIHGAFLKLGCCLICWNTLQRTEQPL, encoded by the exons ATGGGCAAGCCGATCATTGACGACGAATTGTGGACACTGATCAAGCCGTTACTACCGCCACCCAAGCCTCGACGCAAGAAGAACCCGGGCCGTCTGCCGGTATCGGATCGCGCCGCGCTGACCGGAATCTTGTTCGTGCTCAAGACCGGACTGCGCTGGCGCGACTTGCCCGCCGAGATGGGTTGCGGCTCGGGCGTGACATGTTGGCGACGGCTTCGCGACTGGCAAGCTGCTGGCGTGTGGGACCGGTTGCACGTGTTGCTGCTCGCGAAGCTGCGTGCGGCAGACCAGATCGATTTCTCGCGAGCCGCTGTCGACTCTTCATCGATTCGTGCTGTTGGGGCGGGCC CAAAAACTGGGCCAAACCCCACTGATCGCGCACGACCCGGTTCCAAGCACCATATCGTCACCGACGCCAACGGCACGCCGCTCGCCGCGATCCTGACTGGCGCCAACGTCCACGACGTCACGCAATTGCTGCCGCTGATCGACGCGATTCCGCCGATTCGCGGATTGCGTGGCCACCCACTGCAGAGACCGCGCGTTGTCTACGCCGATCGCGGTTACGACTCCGAGCGACATCGAAGAGCATTGCGCAATCGCGGTATCGAGCCAGTGATTGCCAGGCGCCGTACCGAACACGGCAGCGGCCTTGGCAAACATCGCTGGGTCGTTGAACGCACGCATGCCTGGTTGCATCACTTCCGTCGACTCCGTATTCGCTTCGAGCGTCGTGCCGACATTCACGGCGCGTTCCTCAAACTCGGTTGCTGCCTGATTTGCTGGAACACTCTTCAGCGCACCGAACAGCCTTTATGA
- a CDS encoding DEAD/DEAH box helicase: protein MNDKVKSVPSVSVTYARNGASTKANALGMRPMQERAYEKRGEQYLLIKSPPASGKSRALMFVALDKLQNQGLTQVIIVVPEKSIGASFNDEPLSKFGFWSDWHVEPKWNLCNAPGNDNGGKVKSVGAFLESTDTVLVCTHATFRFAVDAYGVEKFDDRLIAVDEFHHVSANPDNKLGLHLGQFIARGRVHIVAMTGSYFRGDAEAVLAPQDESKFDAVTYTYYEQLNGYEYLKQLDIGYFFYSGPYVDDILNVLDPAEKTIIHIPNVNSRESTKDKMREVEHIIEALGEWQGIDPATGFQLVKRPDGRPLRIADLVDDDATKRDRVSAALKDPAQKNNRDHVDIIIALGMAKEGFDWIWCEHALTVGYRASLTEIVQIIGRATRDAPGKTRARFTNLIAEPDASEEAVTEAVNDTLKAIAASLLMEQVLAPRFEFKPKNPENGPAPGFDYGDGGYDPDKCNVGFNEQTGQCQIEIKGLAEPKSEEATRICQEDLNEVIASFIQDKTAIERGLFDEELVPEELTQVRLGKIIKDKYPELDAEDQESIRQHAIAALNLTQQAKQIAAGGDSAEPSANTALIDGVRRFAMDVRELDIDLIDRINPFGEAYAILAKTMSEESLKQVAAAISAKRTSLTPEDALDLAKRAAQFKKERGRVPALDSQDAWERRMAEGASAFMRFKAEGRYE from the coding sequence ATGAACGACAAGGTCAAATCCGTCCCTTCGGTTTCCGTTACCTACGCCCGCAACGGCGCATCCACCAAGGCCAATGCCCTCGGGATGCGTCCGATGCAGGAGCGCGCCTACGAAAAGCGCGGAGAGCAGTATTTGCTCATTAAATCACCGCCTGCGTCGGGCAAGAGCCGCGCGCTGATGTTCGTCGCGCTCGACAAGCTACAGAACCAGGGATTGACGCAGGTCATCATCGTCGTGCCGGAGAAGTCCATCGGTGCCAGCTTCAACGATGAGCCGTTATCGAAGTTCGGCTTCTGGTCCGACTGGCATGTCGAACCGAAATGGAACCTCTGCAACGCGCCCGGCAATGACAACGGGGGCAAGGTGAAGTCGGTCGGCGCGTTCCTCGAAAGCACCGACACGGTGCTGGTCTGCACCCATGCGACGTTCCGCTTCGCGGTTGATGCATATGGCGTGGAGAAGTTCGACGACCGACTGATTGCCGTTGATGAATTCCATCACGTTTCCGCCAATCCCGACAACAAGCTCGGCCTGCACCTTGGGCAGTTCATCGCCCGGGGCCGCGTTCACATCGTCGCCATGACCGGCTCTTACTTCCGGGGCGACGCCGAAGCCGTTCTTGCCCCGCAGGACGAATCCAAGTTCGACGCCGTCACCTACACCTACTACGAGCAGCTCAACGGCTACGAGTACCTCAAGCAGCTCGACATCGGCTACTTCTTCTATAGCGGGCCGTACGTCGATGACATCCTCAACGTCCTCGACCCCGCCGAGAAGACCATCATCCACATCCCCAACGTCAATTCGCGCGAAAGCACGAAGGACAAGATGCGGGAGGTGGAGCACATCATCGAGGCGCTAGGCGAGTGGCAAGGTATCGACCCCGCGACGGGCTTCCAGCTCGTAAAGCGGCCAGATGGCCGCCCGCTGCGAATTGCCGATCTTGTCGATGACGATGCCACGAAGCGCGACCGCGTATCTGCGGCGCTCAAAGACCCGGCGCAGAAGAACAATCGGGACCATGTGGACATCATCATTGCCCTTGGTATGGCAAAGGAAGGTTTCGACTGGATTTGGTGCGAACACGCGCTCACCGTCGGCTACCGAGCCAGTCTGACCGAGATTGTGCAGATCATCGGGCGCGCGACCCGCGACGCGCCCGGCAAGACCCGCGCGCGCTTTACAAACCTGATCGCCGAGCCAGACGCTTCCGAGGAAGCTGTCACCGAGGCGGTCAACGACACTCTCAAGGCTATCGCGGCGAGCCTGCTCATGGAACAGGTTCTCGCACCGCGATTCGAGTTCAAGCCGAAGAATCCCGAAAATGGTCCCGCTCCTGGCTTTGACTACGGCGATGGCGGCTACGACCCGGACAAGTGCAATGTCGGTTTCAACGAGCAGACGGGGCAGTGCCAGATCGAAATCAAGGGCCTTGCTGAACCCAAGAGCGAGGAAGCCACACGTATCTGTCAGGAAGACTTGAACGAAGTGATCGCAAGTTTCATTCAGGACAAGACCGCCATCGAGCGTGGTTTGTTTGACGAGGAGCTGGTGCCGGAAGAGCTCACACAGGTCCGCTTGGGCAAAATCATTAAGGACAAGTACCCCGAGCTTGATGCGGAGGATCAGGAGTCTATCCGCCAGCACGCCATCGCCGCCCTCAACCTGACGCAGCAAGCCAAACAGATTGCCGCGGGGGGTGACAGCGCCGAGCCATCGGCAAATACTGCTCTTATCGACGGCGTGCGCCGATTTGCGATGGACGTGCGTGAGCTGGACATCGACCTAATCGACCGCATCAACCCTTTCGGCGAAGCCTACGCCATCCTCGCCAAGACCATGAGCGAGGAGAGCTTGAAACAGGTCGCAGCGGCTATCTCTGCCAAGCGCACGAGCCTGACGCCGGAGGATGCGCTTGACCTTGCCAAGCGCGCGGCGCAATTCAAGAAAGAGCGCGGACGTGTGCCTGCGCTCGATTCACAGGATGCATGGGAGCGACGCATGGCCGAAGGCGCGTCGGCCTTCATGCGCTTCAAGGCGGAGGGGCGCTATGAGTAA
- a CDS encoding GIY-YIG nuclease family protein, whose translation MSNSDLDDLAAELSDFAAPEKKGGRPPREERIIAGFEEIQRFFETHNRAPQHGEDRDIFERLYAVRLDRLRSLPDCRALLAPLDHQGLLAGAPSVAATEEDIDVDELAAELAGTANADDITVLRHVRTSAEKRAAEEIAQRTPCEDFETFKPLFERVQRELKEGIRETRAFHKLDEIKLAEIQQGEFYIVGGQLAYVAEVGEEIRTPYERRDSRLRVVFDNGTESDVLQRSFQRALYRDEAARLVTNPSAGPLFSDEASDDDQESGTIYVVRSKSELPIVAANRDVLHKIGVTGRNNVAARFVNARNDPTFLLAEVEIIATYDLYNINRVKLENLIHRVFEPARLDIGIKDRFGKPVVPREWFLVPVFVIDEAVERIKDGTITQYVYDPKSARLTRN comes from the coding sequence ATGAGTAATTCCGACCTCGACGATCTGGCTGCAGAGCTTTCCGACTTTGCCGCTCCCGAGAAGAAGGGCGGACGCCCGCCGCGCGAGGAGCGCATCATCGCGGGATTTGAGGAAATTCAGCGGTTCTTCGAGACGCACAACCGCGCCCCACAACACGGCGAAGACCGTGACATCTTCGAGCGGCTGTACGCGGTGCGCCTCGACCGCCTGCGTTCGCTTCCTGATTGCCGCGCGCTGCTTGCGCCACTGGACCATCAAGGGTTGCTTGCGGGCGCCCCGAGCGTTGCTGCAACCGAGGAGGATATCGACGTGGACGAGCTTGCCGCCGAACTGGCGGGGACGGCCAACGCTGACGACATCACAGTTCTGCGCCATGTTCGTACGAGCGCCGAGAAGCGCGCCGCTGAGGAGATCGCACAGCGCACGCCGTGCGAGGACTTTGAGACGTTCAAGCCGCTCTTCGAGCGCGTTCAGCGCGAATTGAAAGAAGGCATTCGCGAAACGCGCGCATTCCACAAGCTGGATGAAATCAAGCTGGCTGAAATTCAGCAAGGCGAGTTCTATATCGTCGGAGGACAACTAGCTTACGTTGCCGAAGTGGGCGAGGAAATCAGGACCCCGTACGAGCGCCGTGACAGTCGCCTTCGTGTCGTCTTTGACAACGGCACCGAGAGCGATGTTCTGCAACGATCGTTCCAGCGCGCTCTCTACCGCGACGAGGCGGCGCGACTGGTCACTAACCCGTCCGCCGGTCCTCTATTCTCTGACGAGGCATCGGACGACGACCAGGAAAGTGGCACCATCTACGTGGTCCGCAGCAAGTCCGAACTGCCCATCGTCGCGGCAAACCGCGACGTGCTACACAAGATCGGCGTAACGGGCCGCAACAATGTCGCCGCGCGGTTCGTAAATGCAAGGAATGATCCGACCTTCCTGCTGGCTGAAGTGGAGATCATCGCTACCTATGACCTCTACAACATTAATCGGGTCAAGCTTGAAAACCTGATTCATCGCGTGTTCGAGCCGGCGCGCCTTGACATCGGGATCAAAGACCGCTTCGGCAAGCCCGTTGTCCCGCGCGAATGGTTCCTTGTGCCCGTGTTCGTAATCGACGAAGCGGTCGAGCGCATCAAGGACGGGACGATTACGCAGTACGTTTATGACCCGAAATCGGCGCGGCTGACGAGAAATTAA
- a CDS encoding DEAD/DEAH box helicase, translating to MRRTFGELRLIKDGKAWEVSRLEPHVAIRFKQLFPRVPKQSAGPFELPRDLMVAADLEWFLARYPLHMTVEDQAALLAGKALFDVQQAELERILLPDYVPPAIPGLREGEVIRHYQQQAIQLLRRRRGLLLGDEGGLGKTYTAAGFLCAEPGALPAAVVCDPHMQKQWRDKIQAFTNLKVHIIRQAKPYDLPPADVYIFRISQILGWTDIFATDFFRAMVIDEPQSLRTGTGTAKGGAAKVLYEHTLYHLGLTATPIYNYGVEMWNVMQFIDDTVLGSYADFCREWVDNNGHIADPKALGTYLREQHVMLRRLKSDVGLELPKVSRIVEYVDYDAKAVESIEEMARRLAIRATTGAFVERGQAARELDMMVRQATGVSKAKSVAQFVRLMVAAGEPVLLMGWHRAVYEIWLKELKDLRPAMYTGSETAGKKNAEKDRFMSGDTDVMIMSLRSGAGVDDLQHRCSVVVFGELDWSPGIHQQVIWRLDREGQEDPVTAFFLVSEEGSDPPIMDVLGIKASEARQIVDPHLGVERVDDDMSNVMRLVERYLAKVGGRAKIAATVATEDNQPPSSMPTEQEELFN from the coding sequence ATGCGGCGGACGTTCGGGGAACTTCGGCTCATCAAGGACGGCAAGGCGTGGGAAGTTTCACGTCTCGAGCCGCATGTGGCCATCCGCTTCAAGCAGCTGTTTCCCCGAGTGCCTAAGCAGTCGGCCGGCCCGTTCGAACTGCCACGTGATCTGATGGTCGCGGCGGATCTGGAGTGGTTCCTGGCCAGATACCCGTTGCATATGACAGTCGAAGATCAGGCCGCGCTGCTGGCCGGCAAGGCGCTATTCGACGTCCAGCAAGCCGAGCTCGAGCGGATTCTCCTGCCGGATTATGTCCCGCCGGCTATTCCTGGACTGCGCGAAGGCGAGGTCATTCGCCACTACCAGCAGCAGGCTATCCAATTGCTGCGTCGACGGCGCGGGCTGTTGCTCGGAGATGAGGGGGGTCTCGGGAAAACCTATACCGCTGCCGGCTTCCTGTGCGCGGAACCTGGCGCGCTGCCCGCAGCCGTCGTTTGTGACCCACATATGCAGAAACAGTGGAGGGACAAGATCCAGGCCTTCACGAACCTGAAGGTTCACATCATCAGGCAGGCCAAGCCCTACGACCTTCCGCCGGCGGACGTCTACATCTTCCGGATCAGCCAGATCCTCGGCTGGACCGATATTTTCGCGACGGACTTCTTCCGCGCGATGGTCATCGACGAACCGCAGAGCCTGCGCACGGGTACGGGCACGGCGAAGGGCGGCGCGGCAAAGGTTCTATACGAGCACACGCTCTACCATCTCGGCCTGACGGCTACGCCAATCTACAACTACGGCGTCGAGATGTGGAACGTCATGCAGTTCATCGACGACACGGTGCTCGGGTCGTACGCGGATTTCTGCCGGGAGTGGGTCGACAACAACGGTCACATTGCCGATCCGAAGGCGCTTGGCACGTATCTGCGTGAACAGCATGTCATGCTGCGTCGCCTCAAGTCGGACGTCGGTCTCGAACTGCCCAAGGTATCCAGGATCGTCGAGTACGTCGACTACGACGCGAAAGCGGTGGAGTCGATCGAGGAAATGGCACGGCGCCTCGCGATCCGGGCAACGACAGGCGCATTCGTCGAGCGCGGTCAGGCTGCGCGCGAACTGGACATGATGGTCAGGCAGGCTACTGGCGTTTCCAAGGCGAAATCCGTCGCGCAGTTTGTGCGCCTCATGGTAGCGGCCGGGGAGCCGGTGCTGTTGATGGGCTGGCATCGAGCCGTCTACGAAATCTGGCTGAAGGAGCTGAAGGATCTCCGCCCAGCGATGTACACCGGCAGCGAGACAGCCGGGAAGAAGAATGCCGAGAAGGATCGATTCATGTCGGGCGACACCGACGTGATGATCATGTCCCTGCGCTCCGGCGCCGGCGTCGACGATCTGCAGCATCGCTGCTCTGTCGTGGTCTTCGGCGAGCTCGACTGGTCACCGGGTATCCACCAGCAGGTGATCTGGCGGCTTGATCGGGAAGGACAGGAGGATCCGGTTACCGCTTTCTTTCTGGTATCCGAGGAAGGCAGCGATCCTCCGATCATGGACGTGCTCGGGATCAAGGCGAGCGAGGCTCGCCAGATTGTCGATCCGCATCTTGGCGTCGAACGCGTCGACGACGACATGAGCAACGTGATGCGCCTGGTCGAGCGCTACCTCGCGAAGGTGGGGGGCAGGGCGAAGATTGCCGCTACGGTCGCCACCGAGGACAATCAGCCGCCGTCGTCGATGCCGACAGAGCAGGAAGAACTCTTCAACTGA
- a CDS encoding DUF7221 family queuine tRNA-ribosyltransferase-like protein, whose protein sequence is MKSDFDLVRLLGPTGVVPDNQINAWPPEDLQMRVGIPHCGGKLAIHAFNSGYPVMVSANAFFNHETGQFDIPQYSPLQDLDVALDSAGYVAMMNFKAKGRQNGVGGIYPWSYSQYLTLAYLLRPRWFSSMDLCCEPEATNGGIDTDWRIRATATMLEALLQIIEAWQQEYARDCSASTVENDLRAPVPVIQGWTCEEYAESLDLTMEVWERHGWLAPPALLGLGSVCRRDLHHPKHGLFAILDGLESRLPKGTKIHCFGVKGAALDRVKMYPFVASCDSMAYDYGARRRAFASGISNSMEHRSSEMTNWMQAAEARMRPQAGDQFRLSFFEAA, encoded by the coding sequence ATGAAAAGTGACTTCGATCTAGTCCGGTTGCTCGGTCCCACGGGCGTTGTTCCGGACAACCAGATCAATGCCTGGCCGCCGGAGGATCTGCAGATGCGAGTAGGGATTCCGCACTGCGGAGGCAAACTCGCCATCCACGCATTCAACAGCGGTTATCCGGTCATGGTTTCCGCCAATGCGTTCTTCAACCATGAGACTGGGCAGTTCGACATCCCGCAGTACTCGCCGTTGCAGGATCTGGATGTCGCGTTAGATAGTGCCGGCTACGTCGCAATGATGAATTTCAAAGCGAAGGGGCGGCAGAACGGCGTCGGGGGTATCTATCCCTGGTCGTACTCGCAGTACTTGACACTGGCCTATCTGTTGCGTCCGAGGTGGTTCAGCAGTATGGACCTTTGTTGCGAACCCGAGGCGACGAACGGTGGCATCGATACCGATTGGCGCATCCGGGCCACGGCTACCATGCTCGAGGCGTTGCTGCAGATCATCGAGGCATGGCAGCAGGAATACGCGAGGGACTGTTCGGCGAGTACCGTCGAGAACGACCTTCGCGCTCCCGTCCCGGTCATTCAAGGCTGGACCTGCGAGGAGTACGCAGAAAGCCTCGATCTGACGATGGAAGTGTGGGAGCGGCATGGCTGGCTCGCACCGCCGGCGCTCCTCGGGCTGGGTTCAGTTTGTCGGCGTGACCTTCATCATCCGAAGCATGGTCTTTTCGCAATCTTGGACGGACTGGAATCTCGTCTGCCAAAGGGAACGAAAATTCACTGTTTCGGCGTGAAGGGGGCGGCGCTCGATCGCGTGAAGATGTATCCCTTCGTGGCGTCCTGCGACAGCATGGCGTACGACTACGGTGCCCGTCGTCGTGCTTTTGCGAGTGGTATCTCTAACTCGATGGAGCATCGGTCGTCCGAAATGACCAACTGGATGCAGGCGGCCGAAGCTCGCATGCGTCCTCAGGCGGGTGATCAGTTCCGCCTGTCGTTTTTCGAAGCCGCGTAA
- a CDS encoding DUF4031 domain-containing protein, with protein MAVYVDDAAIVWKGKPRFHLSADSVDELHGFAQAVGINRCWYHAGARHPHYDITEPQRATAIANGAIAVSQRELMQVARRINRNSVSGNAR; from the coding sequence ATGGCCGTGTACGTCGACGATGCGGCAATCGTGTGGAAGGGGAAGCCGCGCTTTCATCTGTCTGCGGATTCGGTCGATGAACTGCATGGGTTCGCGCAGGCTGTCGGGATAAATCGGTGCTGGTATCACGCTGGCGCAAGACATCCGCACTACGACATCACCGAGCCGCAGCGCGCCACAGCCATTGCAAACGGCGCGATCGCCGTGTCGCAGCGGGAATTGATGCAGGTGGCACGGCGAATCAATCGAAATTCTGTTTCGGGTAACGCCCGGTAA